GACCCCTGAGGAAAGGCTGTGTCCCGCGCTCCTTGCAAGCGCCTCCGCCGCACTGCGAACCCCGAGTTACGCcctgggtggtgctggcagcccctGACTTGTGCAAATATGGCAAAAATGGTGATTTAGTTAAATGTCTCTTGTGGGATTGCATGTACAGGGCTACAGCTGAGGGAGAACTTGGCTCTGGCTCGGGAGCTGTCGAGGTGTAAATGGGAACAGGGCCCATCTTCTGCTCCAGCTGTCCCCTTTGCAGCACTCACCGGACTAAAAACACACCAGCTTCTACTTTTGGCCATGGGAATCTGATGGAGATAATCTCAGAGCAGGGCTCTTGGTTCTGCTTTTGTCCCTGACCCTGCTCAGAGGGTGCAGGTGGTGCACAGCAGAGGGGAGGGCTGGTGGCCATGTCCATATGAGCTGGGGGGTACTGGCGTGGCACAGCGGGACAGTGTCCCATGCCTGGCAGTCCTCATGTCTCCGAGCCATCTCGTGGGACGTGAGTGGCCGCCCCATGTCCATACATATCACTGCTGTCAAGCCAAACCATCGCTCGGGAAAGCTCCATTTTTGCTCGAGAAGTTAATGCTGCCTCTTTGTCCCCCCGGTCGAAGGCACCTTTCCTGAGGATGCTCCCTTCTCTCTCGGCAGGATGAAGAGAGCCCAGTTTGGCCCCCACGACTGGCTGTCTCTCCCCGTGCCAGCTGGTTCCAGTTGGCTACTGGTGGATACCTTGGAACCGGAGACTGCATACCAGTTCAGTGTCTTGGCTCAAAACAAGCTGGGTACCAGCTCCTTCAGTGAGGTGGTCACTGTGAACACTCTAGGTAGGTCCTCCACAGGcacaaggggaggagagggaagggattcAGGAGGTCCCTGGGGAGAAGTGGCCCTTTCCTTAGTCCATGTATCCTATCTGCTGGGGATGGAGACGGTGAGCAGCAGCACTAGTTCCCAGCTGCGTAGAGGGTTTGCGGAGGGTCCTGGATGAAGCTTGTAGATTTTTCTGGATGCATGAGGCTCCTGAAAGGTTGTCCCTAAGAGACAGCGTGGGAGAGCTGTACTGTACCAGTCACCTCTCAGACCTTCCTTAAGTtcagctgggggcagggaggtaTTAATGGAGCACAAAATCACTTGCGTGCGGCTCAGAGCGGGAGCTATCACAAAGCGCCTCTTGCTCGTACCTGCCTTGGGGCTGTCTCAGGCAGAAGTGGGCGGAAGCAGGAGCTTTTCTGTCGCTGCGCCTCTTTTCTTGGAGTCACTACATTGTTAGTCCTCTGCTTTTTGGGAAGCCACTTTTGTATCTCTGAGATAAGAGAGCTCACCCCCAAGATGTGCCCTAAACTCCTGGAAGgtgggacctgccactgccatgGTGGTCCATCAACCACAGTGGAGAGAGCATCCTCTGCGCTTCCCCTTGCCCCGTCTCAAAGGTGTCCCTGTGCCGTCTGCTCTGTCTCCAGCATTCCCTGTAACAACTCCAGAGCCTCTGGTGTTGGTTACCCCACCGAGGTGCCTAACAGCCAACCGGACACAGCAAGGCGTCCTCTTGTCATGGCTTCCTCCCGCTAACCACAGCTTCCCCATCGACCGCTACATCATGGAGTTCCGCGTCGCGGAGAGGTGGGAGATCTTGGACGATGGCATCCCGGGGACCGAGAGCGAGTTTTTTGCCAAGGACTTGTCCCAGGTAAGCAGAGGCTGCCCACATTGTACCTCTGGTGTTGCAGCGTGGTGTTGCAGCTCTGGGGAAGCTTTTGGGGTGGCTCAGTCCCCGTGCTGGGGTCTTCAAGGAGCTGGGCAAGGTTGGAGGCTGCGGTGGGGGACCTGACGGATGCGCTTGGTGTTTCAGGACACCTGGTACGAGTTCCGGGTCCTGGCGGTCATGCAGGATCTCATCAGTGAACCCAGCAACGTTGCTGGCGTGTCCAGTACAGGTAAGGGGTGGCTCCTTCTTCTGCCCCCAGCTGTGGGAGCATCTCTGGACAGGCTGGTTTTGGGCTTCTGCCTGAGCTGCTCAGGCTGTGAGCTGGGCTGATGGTTAGGATCAGTGTCCCGGGCACGCTGCTGGCCCCGTGCCACATCCTGAATGCAAACGGAGCAGTGGTGAGGACAAGCCGCCCCCGTTTAGTCCTTCCCGTGGAGCACGGTGTTGTCGGGCGTCCGCTGGTGCAGAGTGGCAGCACATCTCGGCTCTgcggggtgcccagggaacaAAGCTCCGACCAGGCACTGCAGAGCCTGGAAATGGGAATGAAAGGTGCAGAGAGGGAAATGTAGCACTGCAGTGCGGAGTCCGAGGATGTGGGGGGGGAAAGCTTTGCAACAGGAGACTGCAACACGCTGCAGCTTCTGCATGTACCCTGCATCCCGGTCCAGCTCGGAGGATGCTCCTTGAGCAAGGGATAGCTGAGGGCACATGATTGCGACGGGGAAGgcaagggcagcaggaggggatgcGGCAAACCCTGCTTTTATGGCTCTCGTGGAAAAACCAAGGAGCCACCCAGCTCTGCTGCGCGCAGGAATGCCGTGGTCTCTCTCTGCCCCCAAGTGGTGCCGGTGCTGTGCAGAgagcctgcctgctgcagcctgcctgctcgcctgcccttcctcctctcGCAGGATTTTTCTGATGCGCTTTGGCAGCGCTCGCGTGCGCCCTGGCCCCCGGCGGCTGCACTCCCAGGCCGAAAGCTGCTGGTCCCGGCAGGACCTGCTGGTGCGTGCAGGGTTTGCAGCCCCAGGTGGCCGCAGCTGAGGTCTGCTGCTTGTTGGGATGCGCCTCGCAGTTAGCAAAGGGGTGCCATGAGGGTTCGGAGCCCAGTTTTCATTGAAAAGCTGAAATGAAGCACTGACAAACAGGGTAAAATACCTTGAGATGCTGCAGCAGGTGATTTGGCCAGGAGACAACTGTAGGTTTGGTGCAGTTGCATTTATCCACATAAATGTGGATTTGAGGGGCATAGAGGCTTCTTCCCTGGGTGTCCATCAGCCAAGGCAAAAAGGTTTATCTGGTGCAAGGTCACTAAATCCCTTGGCAGTGCCTGCGGTGGTGCTGACTGCTCTCCCTGGGTGGGCTGGGTGGGAAGCAGGGTCTTTACTTAGAGATTATTGTTGCTGGTACCAGTTGCCTTCACGCTGTGGTGGGTCCCCGGGGGAGGCAGTGGGCAGGGGTGTGTGCATAACACCgaattgttgtggttttttttttttttgcccagacGTATTCCCTCAGCCTGACCTGACGGACGAGGGTCTAGCCCGCCCGGTGCTGGCTGGCATCGTTGCCACCATCTGCTTCCTGGCTGCTGCCATCCTCTTCAGCACACTCGCCGCCTGCTTCGTCAACAAGCAACGCAAACGCAAGCTCAAGCGCAAGAAAGGTGAGCCCCTCCCTGGTgttgcttccttcctccctcctgtctCCTCATTTCTCCTCCCTGGTTGTGTTGTGGTGGTAACCGTCTTCCCTGTCTGTCTCTTCTTCCGTCCGTGCGCGTCCTCAGGTGAAACCCTGACTTCATCCCTCGGCTGTGCCTGAAAGCGCCCGTGGTCGGGAGCGGGAGAGGCAGGGTGGGTGAAGAGGCGACAGAGAAACTAGCCTGGGATTTCCGAGGGAGCGCTCTCGCGTGGTGATAACTCCTAGAGCTGGGGGTTTAGGGCTGGGGTGTCCTCTGGGCcagagatgggggggggacacactgctCACCTCCTCGAGGTCCCCCCGGAGCTGggctctccagcagcttcctcccAGCCCGGAGCGGGCAGTGCCCCATGGCCACGCTAGGCTAGAGAAGACCTCCGCAAAGGAGACCCTGCCGCTCTGCTTCCCGAAAGCtggggctgtggctggggagctgcagagggcAGGGGAATCGGCTCCTTCTCCTCTAGCCTGTGAGACTGCGGCAGCAGGACCCTGTGACGGGAGCTGTTTGTTGTCAGCAACCATTAAAGCACTGGAGCAATGAAACCTCGGCCTCTTGTTGAGTGTCTTTTGTTGTCTTGATGTTGAGTTTGTCTTGTCTCTGTCATGTTGCGCCTCCTTAGcgttctctcttctttcccctttttattctcttccagACCCTCCTCTCTCGATAACACACTGCAGGAAGAGTTTGGAGTCCCCGTAAGTATCTGTCTTGGATGCGGTACCAGGCTGTGGGCCTTCAAGGTGCCTCCTTCCTACAGTTGTTGCAAGGCTCAAATGGAAATGTCTGACCTTGTTTGGTTGCTTCTGACGAGTTGTTTCGGGTGTTCCCTGAACTTGTGGGAACACGATGGTTCAGAAGGGAGAAACAGGTTTtggagcagaaagcagcagggacaaacGCAGCAAACTTTAAGCTAAGAAAGGACCCCGTTGGATCTACGGACATTGACCGAAGCTGGAGTTGACTGGTGGAACTCAATGACACACCCAGCTTGAAGGGGCTCCTTAGGAGAAGGGCTAGCCTGCTGCGTACGGAGTCCTTCGTGCAAGCTCGGTGTAGTTTTTGAGCcattctctgctggctcttgttttTCTTGGGAAATTCAGAGAATCTTAcacctgtatcttttcttttcccatgaaGAGTGGCCCGCTGAAGCCTCTTTCCACACATGCCCAAAGGTGGTGGATCGTGGTGCTGCAGTAGCCACAGCTCCTTGCAGAGCCCATCAAAAGCGTGTATAGCTGCTGATTAGCAGTGGGAGCATCTTCCCAATATGAGTGCGAGAGTCTGAGATGTGGACGCCTCATGCTTTGGCTCCTGGACCGTTGCAAAATGTCCCAGTGCTGTTGGGTcttaatcttgcttttttttgtttcatccaCTGCGCTGAAGTAACCATGCCTCCACTGTCTCTGTTGGATCTGCTACCTTTTGCCTTTCAATCCTGTTTGTCCGAGGCTTTCTGGATAGGGATGAGTGACCTGTTCTGATGCGGTCTGCCTTTTGAGGCTCTCAGCCTTAAGTTTGAGTGTTGAGAATGCGGGCAAAAAGTTGAAGCGATCCATCAGCATCTCCAAGTGAGATGCTGAGTTCTGCGGGAGGGGACGTTTGCCTGATGTCCCTCCTCTTGGGTGCTTTCCCGGGCATGGATAGCTCAAGTGAATGAGGAAACCTTTGAAGGAGTTGGAAGTGAGCTCTGGATCTGTCTTTGGTTCTGCTGGGGCTGCGGAGCTTGTTGCGAGGCGTTGGTGGAATTTGTTGCAAGGGCTTGGCGTGAGCTGCCTGCCCTGTAGGGGATGCTGAgagtgctgagctctgctcctgAGGAGCTGGGATGATGTACGCTGCTGGCGGTCCTCTGGCTTGTGCCGTGGCTGGGCAAGACTCTGCCATCCTGGTTAGCACCCGTAAATCTCTCCCAGCAGTTCCTCTTTTGAGAGCTTGTAGGATTTTGTTTGCTGGATCTCGCTGGCTGTTCTTCAGGGCGAGAAGACCTTCTTTCCCCTCCGGGTGACCGTCCCCTCTCTCGGTTTTTCTCCCCTGTGGTCCAGGTTGTCTTCCGGCAAGGTGAGTCCCGAGAGCATCCGCACGCTCCGTCCCCCCTCGGAGTCCTCTGATGACCAGGGCCCACAGGCCAAGCGGATGCTGAGTCCCACCAAGGAGAAGGAGCTCTCCCTTTACAAGAAGACCAAGCGAGCCATCAGCAGCAAGAAGTACAGCGTCTCCAAGGCAGAGGCCGAAGCCGAGGCCACCACCCCCATCGAGCTCATCAGCCGCGGGCCGGACGGCCGCTTTGTCATGGACCCGGCGGAGATGGAGCCCTCCCTGAAGACACGGCGGATCGAGGGCTTCCCCTTCGTGGAGGAGACGGACATGTACCCCGAGTTCAGGCAGTCGGACGAGGAGAACGATGACCCCGTCGTCCCCGCTTCCGTCACCGCCCTGAAAGCCCAGCTCACCCCTCTCTCCTCCAGCCAGGAGTCCTACCTTCAGCCACCAGCATACAGCCCCCGGTTCCACCGGGCGCTGGAGGGTCCCGGCGCCCTGCAGGCCACCGGCCAggcccgcccgccggccccccggGCTTTCCACCACCAGTTTTACGGttacctcagcagcagcagccccggggaggTGGACCCGCCGCCCTTCTACATGCCAGAAGTCAGCCCGCTGAGCTCAGTCATGTCCTCCCCACCGCTGCCCCCCGAGGGGCCCTTCGGACACCCCACCATCCCCGAGGAGAACGGGGAGAACGCCTCCAACAGCACGTTGCCCCTGGCCCAGACCCCCACGGGGGGCCGGTCCCCCGAGTCCTGGGGCAGGGCCGAGTTCCCCTTCGGCGGCCTGGAGCCGGCCCCCGCGCCGTTCCCCCACCAGCTCCAGTCCTGCGAGGCGGCCGATGGCTCCCAGCCCACCGGCTGCCTTCCTCGGgggccacctccctcctccctccaggtGGTCCCCGCGTCCTACCCGGGCATCCTGCCCCTGGAGGCACCAAAGAGCTGGACCGGCAAGTCACCCGGCAGGGGCCAACCCTCTGTGCCCACCACCACCAAGTGGCAGGACAAACCTATGCAACCCATGGGATGTCAAGGGCAGCTAAGACATACCAGCCAAGGTATGGGCATACCCGTGTTGCCTTACCACGAACCGTCCGAGCCCGTCGGCCCCAGCGGCACAAGCACATTCAGCCTGGACACCAGGTGGTACGAGCCCCAACCCCGACCTCGGCCCAGCCCTCGGCAGGTCAGGAGGGCTGAGCCCAGTTTACATCAGGTGGTGCTACAACCTTCGAGGCTTTCTCCTCTGACCCAAAGCCCCCTCAGCTCCCGCAACAGCTCCCCGGAGCTGAccgcccgcgcccggccccggccgggcctCATCCAGCAAGCGGAGGTGTCGGAAatcaccctgcagcccccggcagcgGTCAGCTTCTCCCGCAAGTCCACACCGTCCACAGGATCCCCGGCGCCGAGCAGCCGGGGAGGCAGCCCCAGCTACCGACCGACCACCGCCTTCGCCTCCGTGGCCACCGGCTACTCCGGCTCCCAGGGCTCCTCCCTGCCCGTGGACACCATGGATGTTTTCGGAGACATCCCTTCTCCGAGGAGGGCTGGCGAGGAGATTCTCCAACCGGAACCGACATCCACCACGGTAGCCGCCACGGGGTAAGTGCTTGAGCCCCGTGgtgacccccccagcccccggccccttcccggcTTCCCCCACCCTGCCTCACCCGCTCCCTCTGACTCCCTCCCCGCCATCGCCATCCCAACTCGTAGGGTCTCTCTGGGCGCGCTGCAGCATCCCTTTTGGAGACAGCGTCCCGCGGGCTTTGCTAGGAAGAGGCTGGTGCCGCGGGTTGCATGGCCGCTGCCCGAGAGAGAGCTGGGTTTTTAGGCAGGCAACCTTCCCGGTGCCGGCGGCGTGCTTGCCTCCTCCCCGGCTGCTCCCTCGCGAATTTGGGAGCGCCGTGACTTGGGGGCTACGGGCCGTCTACCAGGCAAAGAACCTGGCTCCCGGCTCACGTAGGTAAGTTGTCCTGGTGTCACTGGCGGTTGTTTCCTCTTCTAGCTGCTGGCTCTTGGCTTTCTTCGAACGTtagggccgccgccgccgcgcctctgtcttcctcctcttccttcccgcGGAGTCTAGAGAGCTTTAATGCATGACAGAAACAGCTATCACGGTCACCACCCCACCTGCaaaagggatgctgcagccccaggacGCGGGCAGGGAGAGATCAAGGACTTAGCCACACCAGCAGCAtgtcaggagaggaggaaaaataaaaataaactaaccCCAGCGGAGATCGGGAGGCTGCCGGCACGCTCAGATCCTGCCCTAAAGAGGGATGTGGCTGCACTAGACAGTAGCGGCTGGTTTTCCAGGTACCAGGGTTGCTCCAGGCAAAAAgcgtctctctctttctctatctttctctctgtatttctcctctttccctccgtCTTTCACAGCACCTTAGACCCCGTAGCCGTGCTTTCGTCCCATCCTTTCGTCTCGCTTCATTTTTGGCTTGTTGTCTGGCGGGGTTGAACCACATCACCCCCTACCCTCCGGCTTGCGGCAGAGAGGAGTTGGGGGGCCGGATGTGCCCAGCCCCGCGGAGCCGGCGCGGTCGGAGGCGTACGGAGAAGAGGTGTgcgttttggggaggggggaggcagcgtTTCACCCCGCAGCGCCCTCCGCATTTCACTCCCGCCCTCTGGTACCTGGAAGCGTTATGGCCTTAGAAAACCCCTCCGGCACGGCTGGGGTGTGGAAGGGGGGATGGAAGGAGGGCTcaggggagaggatggggagggagaggagctgaacGAGCCTCAAACGACTTCCGTGTGCCTCTGGAAAACACAGCTACGGAGCGATGCAGTTTAAGCATGTAGACGTAGGTCCACGTCTCCTAGCCAGGGCACCCCAAGGAGACCCAGCTCCAGGACAGATCCGTGTTAGAGCAGCACTGTTGTCCGTGCTTTTACGCAGTGTATCCATTCGCTTTGTTGATTATTGTTTtcgtttcttcttttcctttctcttctgtttctttccccctttcttctccaGCCTCGTTTCGTTTGTGTTTCGGTTTggtttctttccctccttttcctttggaGTTGTTGACGTGCTGATGTGTTGCGGAGCTCGGCTCCTTGCGGGTGTTGATAACTGCTTTGTTTTTGATTAATCTCAGCTATCTGGGCAGTGTTGTCGAGACAAGCTTCTCCTCAGCTCAATAGGTAAGGGTGATCCATGTCCGAAAGGATGGTGTGGGTGCTGTGGAGGGTGGCCGGGAGCGGGGCATGAGAGGGGACACGGAAGGGGCTTTTCCAATACCATCTCTTCCTTTAAAGGGGAATAAGGAATCCGAAAACACTAGGAAACACCTCTGGACGCACAGGCTCTGTGGCTTTTGGGTTTCCCCTCCCAGCAGCACGTTGCTGCTCCCCTGCCTTTGGGGAGGCGGTGGGGCTGGAGAGCATGGTGGTGGCAACCGTGTCTTCGTGTTGGGGTTTGGGATGAGCCAAACTGCTGTCTCCCTGTGGCCAGCCTTTCTTGGAGGATGGCGATACATGGCACCCTTGGCTCTGGCAGGGCTTGCGTTGGCGTGAGGGTTGTGCAGTGTTAGGGAGGTGCGTGTTGAGGTGGGGTTGTCCAGGATGATCCAAACCAGGAGGAACTCATGGTCATCCCCTGGAGTCAGGTAAAAGAGCTACATCTGGAGCAACCAGCTGCAGGCAGTGTTCTTGGAGTGGGGCTCCAAAAATCATTCTCTGGATGCAGTCCAGGACATGGAGAATTTTGTTCCCATCAGTACCTggacctgttttctttttccaagtctCCTCAATCATGGAAAATGGGAGAAGTCTTTGTTTCAAGATGGACTGTATGGTTGGCCGCAGCGTAACTAGGGTTTCAGGCTGCCAGTGAGGTGTTTTATTGTTCCTGTCACAAGCGTAGTCATACTAAAAGccctccctctctgaaatgctccTTGGAGAATCTTTATGACTTCTGACCCAGCTGTAATTAAACAGCCCTAAGCAGATCTTGAAAGACTCTCCCAAGAAAATACTTCTTGAGCTGCCTTCATGGGGTCGGTTTCCTAGATGGCCGTGGGCATCCCTGGAACTGGGATGGAGTAATCGGGGGATGTCTCTTAGACCTTAGAGGCAGAGAATGTCACTAAGACTGCTAAAGTCAGATGGGATAATAGTCATTCCTGACCCCAAGGATTGGGAACACGTGACCAGGCTGGTTATGAAAGGAGAGGTGGGATATGGGCCATGTCCAAGCTTCCTTAGAACAagtcttaaaaaaatttaagcttTGCTGCCTTGGATGAGAAGAGTCAAGGTCCTGGTCaactctctcctaacagcctgagGAGTCTTGTTGGACTGGAAAAGAGCCTCACGAGAAGGAGATGAGATGCCTAGAGAAATCAGGTAGATGTTTCCAGGAGAGGGGAATTCCTCTAGCTGATTTGAAGGGTTGTCctggggtggggagagcaggagaggggaggaaggagtgtTGAGTGTTGGCAATGGGAGCAGGTACAGGATCTGTGCTCCACAGAGGAGCCATCCTCTTGGCATGGCAAAACCCCTCCAGTTCAAGCCTTGCAGCCTCCAAAGCTCTTAAGCGCTTGGCCaccttcttctcttttcccctgttgATCCCAGAGTAGGGTGTCCCATGAGCAGCAAAGCTGGCACCAAGCTTTGGTGAGATCTGGGCTGCGCCAGATGCCTCAAGAAATGGGGAACCCCTCAGCGAGGACGTGGCCGTTTGCTCTATTCATTTTCCCTGGTGCTTCCCTGTTTCAGGAGTGTTAGGGACACGAGTGAACCTGGCTTTAGCACAGCAGAGGTGGGTCCAGGCTCATGTTGGAGTTCCATGGGGCTCTTGCACAGATACAGGCTGTCTCTGGTGTTGGGTGCTGCGGGCTGATAGGGATTCAGGAGCAGGATCACAGTTCCCAGCAGGGAACAGCCATGCATCCAACTCCGAGATGTCGCGTGAGCGACTCCAGAGTCATTATCCCCAAAAAAGGGAAGCCAGAAGAATAAATCTCACTTTAATAAGCGAGGAATCCTGTAAAGAGCCCAGCCAAGTAATTTCTTGATGATTTGGGGTCATAAAATTGTCAGTGCGTGTGGAGCGCTGGGATTTGATACCAGACCAGCCAGACTTCTGTACTGCAGTAATAAAAGCCgagaagagaagagggagaggcAGTTTGCCAGCTCGGTGGCGGCTGCAGCACGGTGGCTTTCTCTGGGTGAAGATGAGGTGGTTTTTACCAATGGGCAGGGTTAAATAATGCCGGAACTGAGTCGGCACGAGCAGTTTTCCCATCGTCTTCTCTTTGGATGCAGCACACAGTGATGCATCTCCTCATGGGGAAGAGGGGGCTGTCgtctccctgcagagggaaaccCAAAAACCACAGACAAGGCACCGAGCCCCCACGCCCCTCGGCACCACAACCTGTCCCAGGtggccccccatggcccccacgCTTTGCTGGGACAGGGCTGGCGATGCCGGGGGCTCGGGGGCTTGGCCGCAGCGTAGCGTTGAGTGATGAAGGGACGTCGGCGCCAGGCGTGCGGGAGGAGGAGCACCCCTCGCTCCCCgcttgaaagaaaacaggttcCCCTTTAAAGACTGTCCATGTGCTGATCCTCTGCATGTGTTTCATGCCTCCTCCCGCTTGGAGAAGTTGTGAGTCCGCTTGTCTGAGTgcgtttttcttttctttcttaattattattatttttttcttttcagtctctttAATTTACTTATATATTTTTCTCACTCCTGTTTTTCATttatcttcctctcttccccccccttccccatgaCTGtatctcccctcttcctctccagtCCGGCCCCTTTTCCCTCACCCTCTTTCCTCCCCCGTCAGCATGGTGAAGTCCGTTGTGTAGGTGAGTTGTGGTGTCTGCAGACCTGTAGAAGGGACCCCCTTCTCCGGTGTGACCCCCGCTGTGACCAACCCCCTTCCTCCCTCATTGCGGTgccttggcagcagcagcagcagctccggggcAAGGGGCCGTCACCGCTGTGTTTCTCTAGCACCTCTGGCACTGAAGGATCTCAAGCGATGCACGATGGCATCCCAGGATGGAGGCAGCAGCCAGCGCTGCCTCGGAGCAGAGGGGGAATTCCGACTTGCAGGGCGTCTCATGGGATCGCACAGGACTTGAGCTTGAGATGGAGCCTTGCGTAGGCGAATTGAGCTCTTCgtctgaggaggagggaagggttgAAGAACGTGGTGGCTGAGACATGGTGGGCTCTGGTCCAAGCGGATGCTCTAACTGGTCCAAGTGGATGCTCTAACATGTCTAAACTATTCCTGGGTGTCACTGTCTTGACTcaaggagaggaagaggcaggGAACATGTGTTGAGACCTCCATGAGGTGAAATACATGTATTGTGCCCTTGAATCTCCTGGATGCTTCCTCTATATGGGTTTCCACTTTTGGGTGGAAAGAGGTTGGTAATCCTTTCACGGGCCTTTTCCCTTGCATCTTCGCTTCGTATGTGGAAGGACGTTTGAAGAAGAGCAGCTGAGATGTGTGTTGGGTTGGATAGCTCTTCTCCCCTAGCTACCGCCTCCTGTCCTGGCACTCGCTGAGGTCCCTCAGTACTTTTGCAGCCTCTCCAGAACCTCTCTGTCCACGCAGTTCAGACCCTTGCTCGTTCAGAAGGATCGTCCTTTGAAGACTTGAGGAAAACTGCTGCTCCGGGTGTTTTGGCCCCTCGCGGAAGGCTTGCTTCAGGAATTCATGTGTGCTTCTTTGCTTGGCTCTGCACAGAAGTCTCTAGAAATTGTTCATCCGCCTCCCTGAACCTCTCGTCTGTTGGTGTTCAAGATATCTCTTGTGCATGGGCAGCTGCCCAAAATGCTAACTCTGGGGGCAGGAAGAAGCTTTTGGCtgagcttaaaatgaaaattaatttgaaagaatTGGAGTCCTTTGAAGAAATGAAGGGTGGGTAGAGCAGATAAAATTTGGCTGATGAGTAGCATCGCTTCGTCCTCCTCTGTATCCCTTCCTTGCCAGAGGTCAGACAGTATTTATGGTGACACATGGGTTCAGTGCGCTGGCTGTTTATGCTTGTGTGTATAAATACGAGTCCAATTATGGAGAACTAGTGGAAATGAGCTTCAGGCAATTTCCTCATAATCCCTTGCGTAAATCTGTCTGATTTTGTCAACATGCCACAGTAGCATCttcttagaaggaaaaaaaagaatggaaagagCAAGAGCCTCCTACAAGTTGAGCTTTCATAATATTAGCAGAGTTGTCCGGGTGGTGGGAACAGGAGGTAGAAGGCAGGACGGTGACAGGATGGTCAAGCTTGCCAGCATCCAGGGCTTGGCACACGTCGGCTCCATGGGAGATGGACTTGGGGCTGGAACAGTTGAGCCAAGTACGTGCATGAATGTAGCTGTTGtgcgaatcatagaatggtggcTATAAATGGGAAAAGCCTGCTATTGACCATTCAAGCAGGAATTACTGCAGGGAAGTGCCATGCTGTCGTTGGCCCTTTAGGTCACTCTGGTCTTACGCAGCCCAGCGGCTGTTGGCGTTGGTGCAGCTCAGCGGGTAGTGTCCCAACAGAGCTCGGAGCCACCGCTCGCAGCATCTCTCACAAGAGACTGGTTGCATTTGGAAAGAAGGCGTTTGAGCACTGAAGCTATACGGGCTTGTAAACGTCATCTTTCCTATGAGGGAGAGCTCTCGCTTGGATCCAGCCAGCAGAACTACCAGCTTGTCTAATGAGTTGCTTCGTCTTCGGCTGatgtgctgctctgctgggagcaggatCAGAGGCTCTCCAGGAGCATCAACGCCTTGATGTCTCTGTTGCAATGGGAAACATGAAAAGGAGCTTTTCTATACCCAGTGTCTGGGCTTCTGTTGCATCTGCTGTGCCCCAGCTGCTTCATCAGTTCACACTGCACTTTTCTTGGTGCTCTCCAATGCTGCTAGCAGAACTGAGAACCTTTGCAATCGCACACGTCTTCAAAAACaactcctcctgctccccaaggagggggaaaaatccCTTGGGAGCTCTTCCCCTGTGCCACTCCAGCTGAAGTATCACCGCTGCGGCAGCCACTTGGGATCTCAGATGCAAA
Above is a genomic segment from Chroicocephalus ridibundus chromosome 18, bChrRid1.1, whole genome shotgun sequence containing:
- the IGSF9B gene encoding protein turtle homolog B isoform X6: MIWYVAALVASVLGARGLPVQGALGSREEPEFVTARAGESVILGCDVIHPLTGQPPPYVVEWFKFGVPIPIFIKFGFYPPHVDPEYAGRASLHDKASLRIDQVRSEDQGWYECKVLMLDQQYDTFHNGSWVHLTVNAPPTFTETPPQYVEAKEGSSVTLTCMAFGNPKPIVTWLREGDLLGANGKYQVSDGSLTVLSITREDRGAYTCRAYSIQGEAVHTTRLLVQGPPFIVSPPENITVNISQDALFTCQAEAYPGNLTYLWYWEEENVYFKNDLKLRVRILIDGTLIIFRVKPEDAGKYTCIPSNSLGRSPSASAYLTVQYPARVVNMPPVIYVPIGIHGYIRCPVEAEPPVTLVKWNKDGRPLRIEKYSGWNLLEDGSIRIEEATEDALGTYTCVPYNALGTMGQSPPARLVLKDPPYFTVLPGWEYRQEAGRELLIPCAAAGDPFPIIAWRKVGKPSRSKHNTLPGGTLQIRSLGKDDHGEWECIATNVVASITASTHLTVVGTSPHAPTSVHVVVAMTSANVSWEPGYDGGYEQTFSVWYGPLMKRAQFGPHDWLSLPVPAGSSWLLVDTLEPETAYQFSVLAQNKLGTSSFSEVVTVNTLAFPVTTPEPLVLVTPPRCLTANRTQQGVLLSWLPPANHSFPIDRYIMEFRVAERWEILDDGIPGTESEFFAKDLSQDTWYEFRVLAVMQDLISEPSNVAGVSSTDVFPQPDLTDEGLARPVLAGIVATICFLAAAILFSTLAACFVNKQRKRKLKRKKDPPLSITHCRKSLESPLSSGKVSPESIRTLRPPSESSDDQGPQAKRMLSPTKEKELSLYKKTKRAISSKKYSVSKAEAEAEATTPIELISRGPDGRFVMDPAEMEPSLKTRRIEGFPFVEETDMYPEFRQSDEENDDPVVPASVTALKAQLTPLSSSQESYLQPPAYSPRFHRALEGPGALQATGQARPPAPRAFHHQFYGYLSSSSPGEVDPPPFYMPEVSPLSSVMSSPPLPPEGPFGHPTIPEENGENASNSTLPLAQTPTGGRSPESWGRAEFPFGGLEPAPAPFPHQLQSCEAADGSQPTGCLPRGPPPSSLQVVPASYPGILPLEAPKSWTGKSPGRGQPSVPTTTKWQDKPMQPMGCQGQLRHTSQGMGIPVLPYHEPSEPVGPSGTSTFSLDTRWYEPQPRPRPSPRQVRRAEPSLHQVVLQPSRLSPLTQSPLSSRNSSPELTARARPRPGLIQQAEVSEITLQPPAAVSFSRKSTPSTGSPAPSSRGGSPSYRPTTAFASVATGYSGSQGSSLPVDTMDVFGDIPSPRRAGEEILQPEPTSTTVAATGKRPSPSGDAAAPERLEALKYQRIKKPKKSSKGSSKSRKQPNGSASQVQHLPSSQVLSPDEAVCLRKKKRHPRQDPFARLSALKDDLCHRQLPEDQTAILNSVDHDDTGGHATLL